Proteins encoded within one genomic window of Streptomyces profundus:
- a CDS encoding NAD(P)/FAD-dependent oxidoreductase: MNTTDNRSRDTGRHDVIVLGAGMAGGALASVLARNGVRVLVIDAGVHPRFAVGESTIPYTSSMIKLIATRYGVPEITPLASFRGIQRKISPMSGRKQHFGFVYHREGKPQDPSQANQLSIPGWHSTESHLFRQDTDAYLYHLAIGYGAQGRLATRVQDIETGPDGVVVRSDQGEEFHGAYLVDGSGFRSPVAERFGLREEPTRARHHSRSLFTHMVGVKPFDDCEAGGGHQQPNPWHHGTLHHVFDGGWLWVIPFDNHEGAVSTLCSVGLTVDERVFPKPDDVPPQEEFETFLARFPQIAEQFTRARAVRPWVGTGRLQYSATRTVGERYCLTAHAAGFIDALYSRGLNNTFEVVNALAWRLIEASRDGDWSTERFAPVDRLQQDLFDVHDDLVYSSFVGFRDYGLWNAVSRVWKSISVMPALALDRAARIFRETGDDQVLRDLEQSDPAGLPAPVNRDLCALLTFTRELCQRVEAGEVTPGDAAPRILERVGNTPAIPPAFDLANPDNRFFESTPDLMQQASEWGRSESPEHIRSVFGH; this comes from the coding sequence GTGAACACGACGGACAACAGATCGCGCGACACCGGGCGCCATGACGTCATCGTCCTCGGCGCGGGGATGGCCGGCGGGGCGCTGGCCTCGGTGCTCGCCCGCAACGGCGTGCGGGTGCTGGTGATCGACGCGGGCGTGCATCCGCGCTTCGCGGTGGGCGAGTCGACCATCCCCTACACCTCGTCCATGATCAAGCTCATCGCGACCCGCTACGGGGTGCCCGAGATCACCCCGCTGGCCAGCTTCCGTGGCATCCAGAGGAAGATCTCGCCGATGAGCGGGCGCAAGCAGCACTTCGGGTTCGTCTACCACCGGGAGGGCAAGCCGCAGGACCCGTCGCAGGCCAACCAGTTGTCGATCCCGGGCTGGCACAGCACCGAGAGCCATCTCTTCCGCCAGGACACGGACGCCTACCTGTACCACCTCGCGATCGGCTACGGCGCCCAGGGGCGGCTGGCCACCCGCGTCCAGGACATCGAAACCGGCCCCGACGGGGTCGTGGTGCGTTCGGACCAGGGGGAGGAGTTCCACGGCGCGTACCTGGTGGACGGCAGCGGCTTCCGCTCGCCGGTGGCGGAGAGGTTCGGCCTGCGCGAGGAGCCGACCCGGGCGCGCCACCACTCGCGTTCGCTGTTCACCCACATGGTGGGGGTCAAGCCGTTCGACGACTGCGAGGCGGGGGGTGGCCACCAACAGCCCAACCCCTGGCACCACGGCACCCTGCACCACGTCTTCGACGGCGGCTGGCTCTGGGTGATCCCCTTCGACAACCACGAGGGCGCGGTCAGCACGCTGTGCAGCGTGGGACTGACGGTGGACGAACGGGTCTTCCCCAAGCCCGACGACGTGCCCCCGCAGGAGGAGTTCGAGACGTTCCTGGCGCGGTTCCCGCAGATCGCCGAGCAGTTCACCCGGGCCAGGGCGGTGCGGCCCTGGGTCGGCACCGGGCGGTTGCAGTACTCCGCCACCCGCACGGTCGGCGAGCGCTACTGCCTGACCGCGCACGCGGCCGGGTTCATCGACGCGCTCTACTCACGCGGGCTGAACAACACCTTCGAGGTCGTCAACGCGCTGGCCTGGCGGCTGATCGAGGCGTCCAGGGACGGCGACTGGTCCACCGAGCGGTTCGCCCCCGTCGACCGGCTCCAGCAGGACCTGTTCGACGTCCACGACGACCTGGTCTACAGCTCGTTCGTCGGATTCCGCGACTACGGCCTGTGGAACGCGGTCTCCCGGGTGTGGAAGTCGATCAGCGTCATGCCGGCGCTGGCCCTGGACCGCGCCGCCCGGATCTTCCGGGAGACGGGCGACGACCAGGTGCTGCGGGACCTGGAGCAGTCCGACCCCGCCGGGCTGCCGGCGCCCGTCAACCGGGACCTGTGCGCGCTGCTCACCTTCACCCGGGAGCTCTGCCAGCGGGTCGAGGCCGGCGAGGTGACGCCGGGAGACGCGGCGCCGCGGATCCTCGAACGGGTCGGGAACACCCCGGCGATTCCGCCGGCGTTCGATCTGGCCAACCCGGACAACCGCTTCTTCGAGTCCACTCCCGACCTGATGCAACAGGCCTCGGAATGGGGTAGAAGCGAGTCGCCCGAACACATCAGGAGCGTCTTCGGCCACTGA